The Apium graveolens cultivar Ventura chromosome 11, ASM990537v1, whole genome shotgun sequence genome has a window encoding:
- the LOC141695682 gene encoding uncharacterized protein LOC141695682, translating into MARNRFENEDLDEFKLVLISSQSSSGRPNHITPSDEVVAFIVSDDTDTCGFRDTVVNSKQEGLKRIYETDPHFMHLQYPILFPWGTEGYHNRIPLISNRYSEIVNLDDEDLDPDSTQRRHISLRVYYCYKIMIRTSEGLMPHLAGCLWQQYIMDHKGDHDPMHVGKAVILPASFTGSQRYISQYFKDSLAICRAIGHTSLFLTMSCNSKWPEIQEMLKLLPNVDLVDAPDIVSHVFKLKLDQLLDLIKKKNYFGKCIGVMHVIEFQKRGLPHVHMLIWLSPESRPNSIKKVDQLVSAEIPDKNSDPIAYEAVKNYMMHGPCGKDLHISIFNGNTYFDDCSFPVYRRRDTGRVTNKKRINLDNQYVVPYNRDLMLRFQCHINLEICNSSRSLKYLFKYCLKGHDTATILLKKESNKSGNEQTARSVKNLDEVKNFLDGRYVCASEASWRIFGFDIHHRSPSVERLPIHFPGQKYLNFQSSADLENVEFPQAQNFTYIDFPTHFTWIKKTAKWKLRQRGDVVGRLAEVACCALGLLNNDKQWHDALEENAFSGMLTQIWAMFVNILANYSVSDPLALWEKYWLALSDDVLYIRSKISDNIHLTLSEYEIQNYALAEIEKLLNDVVVDNVNKNKGGMFFVYGFLLRLTYGTIPGLTNLNSVLWAVLIETRRAFQDQYERVIIETDNIRAYHECKYYREDGLTPHTKSTFKFILPRLNDPNIRYEITLVHQQRNSVARRLAYIGKRNLHNLQTLDRPVDNIQEFLNMDLCIGPPQARFHDIETDDPEPVQDGVVMNF; encoded by the exons ATGGCTCGGAATCGGTTTGAAAATGAAGATCTGGATGAGTTTAAGTTAGTCCTCATATCATCTCAATCTTCTAGCGGGAGACCAAACCATATTACGCCATCTGATGAAGTTGTTGCGTTCATTGTTAGTGATGATACAGATACCTGTGGTTTTAGAGACACGGTTGTGAATTCCAAACAAGAAGGATTGAAGAGAATATATGAAACAGATCCACATTTCATGCATTTGCAATATCCAATATTGTTTCCTTGGGGAACCGAGGGGTATCATAATCGTATACCTCTGATAAGCAATAGATACTCTGAAATAGTGAATTTAGATGATGAAGACCTTGATCCCGACTCAACACAAAGGCGACATATTTCACTAAGAGTGTATTATTGTTACAAGATTATGATACGCACTTCTGAAG GTTTAATGCCACACCTTGCCGGATGTTTGTGGCAACAGTACATTATGGATCA TAAAGGAGACCATGATCCAATGCATGTTGGAAAAGCTGTTATACTGCCTGCTTCATTCACTGGATCTCAGCGATACATCTCTCAATACTTTAAGGATTCCTTGGCGATATGTCGTGCAATTGGTCATACATCCTTATTTCTCACCATGTCGTGCAACTCAAAGTGGCCAGAGATACAAGAAATGCTTAAATTGTTGCCCAATGTTGATCTTGTTGATGCACCGGATATTGTTTCTCACGTGTTTAAATTGAAGCTTGATCAGCTATTAGATTTGATTAAAAAGAAGAACTACTTTGGAAAGTGTATAGGAG TTATGCATGTAATTGAATTCCAGAAACGTGGTTTGCCACACGTGCATATGCTAATCTGGCTGAGCCCTGAAAGCAGACCTAATTCTATTAAAAAGGTTGACCAGTTGGTTTCTGCTGAAATACCAGATAAGAATTCTGATCCAATAGCATATGAAGCTGTTAAAAACTACATGATGCATGGACCCTGTGGTAAAGACTTACACATTTCCAT ATTTAATGGTAATACCTATTTTGACGATTGCAGTTTTCCTGTTTATCGAAGGCGTGACACTGGTAGAGTTACAAACAAAAAAAGGATCAACCTTGACAATCAATATGTAGTTCCATACAATCGAGATCTTATGTTGCGGTTTCAGTGTCACATAAATCTGGAAATTTGTAACAGTTCAAGATCGTTGaaatatctctttaagtattgTTTGAAGGGTCATGACACTGCTACAATCTTGTTGAAGAAGGAAAGTAACAAATCAGGTAATGAACAAACTGCAAGATCCGTGAAGAATTTGGATGAGGTAAAGAATTTTCTTGATGGTAGATATGTTTGTGCATCTGAGGCATCCTGGAGGATTTTTGGGTTTGACATTCACCATCGTTCCCCAAGTGTTGAACGCTTACCAATACATTTTCCCGGTCAGAAGTACTTGAATTTCCAGAGTTCTGCAGATTTGGAGAATGT TGAATTTCCACAAGCTCAAAATTTTACGTATATTGACTTTCCCACCCATTTTACATGGATAAAGAAAACTGCTAAATGGAAGCTTAGACAAAGAGGTGATGTGGTTGGGAGGTTAGCAGAG GTAGCATGTTGTGCTCTTGGACTGTTAAATAATGACAAGCAGTGGCATGATGCTTTGGAAGAAAATGCATTCTCAGGTATGCTAACCCAGATTTGGGCTATGTTTGTTAACATCCTGGCAAATTATTCTGTGTCTGATCCGCTTGCGCTATGGGAAAAATACTGGCTAGCATTGTCAGACGATGTTCTTTATATAAGGAGCAAGATTTCAGATAATATTCATTTAACATTGTCTGAGTATGAAATCCAAAACTATGCTTTAGCAG AGATTGAAAAGTTATTAAATGATGTTG TTGTTGATAATGTAAACAAAAATAAAGGTGGAATGTTTTTTGTTTACGGCTTTCTTCTTCGATTAACATATGGCACCATTCCAGGTCTAACTAATCTGAATAGTGTTTTATGGGCTGTTTTGATAGAAACGCGTAGAGCATTTCAAGACCAGTATGAACGTGTTATCATTGAGACTGATAATATCCGGGCTTACCATGAATGCAAGTACTACAGAGAGGACGGATTAACACCACATACTAAGAGCACTTTCAAATTTATCCTTCCACGTCTTAATGATCCTAACATTCGTTATGAAATTACTTTGGTACATCAGCAAAGGAACTCTGTTGCAAGACGCTTGGCATATATTGGTAAACGAAATCTCCATAATTTGCAGACATTGGACCGACCTGTTGACAACATTCAAGAATTTCTTAATATGGATTTATGTATTGGCCCTCCACAAGCCCGATTTCATGATATTGAAACTGATGACCCTGAACCAGTTCAAGATGGTGTGGTTATGAATTTCTAA